From a single Glycine soja cultivar W05 chromosome 19, ASM419377v2, whole genome shotgun sequence genomic region:
- the LOC114398321 gene encoding uncharacterized protein LOC114398321, which yields MCPPPAKVNTKGAPKKPMNRNPRSTKRDPSYWEYVDALHFVQNSNSSVKCSASSSDQPNPNPRSIMVLDQFQPFIHDFIDNIVNVKADENCGYRSIAGLLGMGEESWSLVCNHLLKELGKFSDDYIKLFGGIDRFDELRMSLLVDGLTKVIVDKWMDISEMGYVIASRYNVIIVPTTKHDVLSS from the exons atgtgtcctcctccagcaAAGGTGAACAcaaaaggtgcaccgaagaaaccgatgaacaGAAACCCAAGGTCAACAAAGCGTGATCCATCGTACTGGGAGTATGTAGATGCTTTACATTTTGTGCAAAATAGCAATTCTTCAGTGAAGTGTAGTGCATCATCTTCTGACCAGCCCAATCCCAATCCAAGAAGCATCATggtgttggatcaatttcagccATTTATCCACGATTTCATTGACAACATTGTCAATGTCAAAGCTGACGaaaactgtggatatcggtcgattgccggtttattaggtatgggtgaagagTCTTGGTCCTTGGTGTGCAACCATCTGCTCAAAGAACTTGGAAAATTCTCAGATGACTATATCAAGCTCTTCGGTGGCATAGACAGATTCGACGAATTAAGgatgtccctacttgttgatgggttaaccaag gtgattgtggataagtggatggatataagcgagatgggatatgtcattgcatcaaggtataatgtaatcattgtcccaacaacaaagcatgacgttctttcctcttag
- the LOC114400183 gene encoding acetyl-coenzyme A synthetase, chloroplastic/glyoxysomal-like, with amino-acid sequence MIPLSHNPVSVHLGGTPCDSLHPITFHPILNKPRSSASLFWNCKRRRKRKSSITMASNLRTNNFLRHVESMKLLPSGAGHISHLNAVILGESLATEEDDFVLPSEDFASQANVQSPEQYLKMYNRSIEDPAGFWSEIASEFYWKQRWGDKVCDENFDVRKGNIKIEWFKGGITNICYNCLDRNVEAGLGDKVAIYWEGNEPGLDGTLTYTELLQQVCQLANYLKDIGVKKGDAVIIYLPMLMELPIAMLACARIGAVHSVVFAGFSAEALSQRIIDCKPKVVITCNAVKRGPKPIYLKDIVDAAINDSAQNGVSIDKCLVYENPLAMKRVDTKWKEGRDIWWQDVIPQYPTTCPLEWVDAEDPLFLLYTSGSTGKPKGVLHTTGGYMVYTATTFKYAFDYKPSDIYWCTADCGWITGHSYVTYGPMLNGASVIVYEGAPNYPDAGRCWDIVDKYKVTIFYTAPTLVRSLMRDGDAFVTRYSRKSLRVLGSVGEPINPSAWRWFYNVVGDSRCPISDTWWQTETGGFMITPLPGAWPQKPGSATFPFFGVQPVILDEKGVEIEGECNGYLCVKKSWPGAFRTLYGDHERYETTYFKPFAGYYFSGDGCSRDKDGYHWLIGRVDDVINVSGHRIGTAEVESALVSHPQCAEAAVVGVEHEVKGQGIYAFVTVVDGVPYSEELRKDLVLIVRKQIGAFAAPDKIHWAPGLPKTRSGKIMRRILRKIASRQLDELGDTSTLADPNVVNQLIELADS; translated from the exons ATGATTCCTCTGTCCCATAACCCAGTCTCTGTTCACCTGGGTGGAACACCCTGTGACTCTCTTCACCCAATTACGTTCCATCCAATTCTGAATAAGCCTCGTTCTTCTGCCTCTCTGTTTTGGAACTGcaaaaggagaaggaagaggaaAAGCTCCATTACTATGGCTTCTAATCTCAGAACCAACAATTTCCTGCGCCATGTGGAATCAATGAAGCTTCTTCCATCAGGTGCGGGTCACATTTCTCACTTGAATGCTGTGATACTTGGTGAATCTCTCGCCACTGAAGAGGATGATTTCGTTCTTCCAAGTGAGGACTTTGCTAGCCAAGCCAATGTTCAGTCCCCAGAACAG TATCTGAAGATGTATAATAGATCCATTGAGGATCCTGCTGGATTCTGGTCTGAGATTGCCTCAGAGTTCTATTGGAAACAGAGATGGGGTGATAAAGTGTGTGATGAAAATTTTGATGTGAGGAAAGGGAATATAAAGATTGAG TGGTTCAAGGGTGGCATCACCAACATCTGTTATAATTGCTTGGATAGAAATGTTGAAGCTGGACTTGGTGACAAGGTTGCCATTTACTGGGAAGGCAATGAGCCTGGTTTGGATGGTACTTTGACATACACTGAACTTCTACAACAAGTTTGCCAG CTTGCAAACTACCTTAAAGATATTGGTGTGAAGAAGGGAGATGCCGTAATTATTTATTTGCCCATGCTTATGGAGCTTCCCATCGCAATGCTTGCTTGCGCCCGGATTGGTGCTGTTCATTCG gtTGTATTTGCTGGTTTTTCTGCAGAAGCTCTTTCCCAGAGAATCATTGATTGTAAACCAAAAGTTGTTATTACTTGCAATGCTGTTAAAAGGGGCCCTAAGCCTATCTATCTAAAAGATATTGTTGATGCTGCAATCAATGATTCAGCCCAAAATGGGGTCTCTATAG ATAAATGCCTAGTTTATGAAAACCCATTGGCAATGAAGAGGGTAGATACCAAATGGAAGGAAGGGCGTGATATATGGTGGCAG GATGTCATTCCTCAATATCCAACTACTTGTCCGTTGGAGTGGGTTGATGCAGAGGATCCACTTTTTCTACTCTATACAAGTGGGAGCACAGGAAAACCTAAG GGTGTCCTCCATACAACTGGTGGTTACATGGTGTACACTGCAACAACATTTAAGTATGCATTTGACTACAAGCCGTCTGACATCTACTG GTGTACAGCTGATTGTGGTTGGATTACTGGGCACAGCTATGTCACTTATGGACCCATGCTCAATGGTGCATCTGTTATTGTGTATGAAGGG GCTCCTAATTATCCTGATGCTGGGAGATGTTGGGACATTGTTGACAAATATAAGGTGACAATATTCTACACTGCTCCGACATTGGTGCGGTCTCTCATGCGTGATGGTGATGCG TTTGTTACTCGCTACTCAAGGAAATCTTTACGAGTCCTAGGAAGTGTAGGTGAGCCCATAAATCCAAGTGCATGGAGGTGGTTTTACAATGTAGTTGGAGATTCAAGGTGCCCTATCTCTGACACTTGGTGGCAAACAGAAACAGGTGGCTTCATG ATAACTCCACTACCAGGTGCTTGGCCCCAGAAACCTGGTTCTGCAACTTTCCCTTTCTTTGGAGTTCAG CCTGTCATACTGGATGAGAAAGGTGTTGAAATAGAAGGGGAGTGCAATGGATATTTGTGTGTGAAGAAATCATGGCCTGGGGCATTCAGAACTCTGTATGGTGATCATGAAAGATATGAAACAACATATTTCAAGCCATTTGCCGGATACTATTTCAGTGGTGATGGTTGCAGCAG gGATAAAGATGGATACCATTGGCTCATTGGAAGAGTTGACGATGTCATCAATGTTAG TGGGCATCGAATTGGCACGGCAGAAGTGGAATCAGCTTTAGTTTCACATCCGCAATGTGCAGAGGCTGCTGTGGTTGGTGTGGAGCATGAG GTCAAAGGACAGGGCATCTATGCAtttgttacagttgtggatggTGTTCCTTACAGTGAAGAACTGCGGAAGGACCTTGTACTCATAGTTCGAAAGCAG ATAGGAGCCTTTGCAGCACCTGATAAAATTCATTGGGCACCTGGCCTTCCAAAAACAAGGAGTGGAAAGATAATGCGAAGAATTCTGAGAAAAATTGCGTCTCGGCAGCTGGATGAACTTGGAGATACAAGTACCCTTGCAGATCCAAATGTGGTCAATCAACTTATAGAACTTGCAGATTCTTGA